A genomic segment from Cyanobium sp. NIES-981 encodes:
- a CDS encoding PaeR7I family type II restriction endonuclease, with the protein MLTSVHVENSGRLLGANEPNLVHFSRENCSHPLRCSGCGFSQEALIIDIVNVNGLSQADIHMNRAMLTLPGFFRPTKLWDLLVLHRGELIAAVELKSQVGSFGNNFNNRTEEAIGTAHDLWTAYREGALGNQPRPFAGWLMMVEDAPGSRRSVRDASPHFPVLAEFQGASYLGRYDLLCQKPMREGLYSSACLLASPREAALSGEFSEISPMTSLKTFITSLAGHIASEASRLA; encoded by the coding sequence ATGCTCACGTCGGTACATGTGGAAAACTCTGGGCGGCTTTTGGGCGCAAACGAGCCCAATCTCGTACATTTTAGCCGAGAAAACTGCTCACATCCATTGCGCTGCAGTGGATGTGGCTTTTCTCAGGAGGCCCTAATTATTGACATCGTCAACGTAAACGGCCTATCACAAGCAGATATCCATATGAATCGAGCAATGCTTACTCTGCCTGGATTCTTCCGGCCTACGAAGTTATGGGATTTGTTGGTTCTACATAGAGGTGAACTCATTGCTGCTGTTGAATTGAAGAGTCAAGTCGGATCCTTCGGTAACAACTTCAACAACCGAACAGAAGAAGCTATAGGCACTGCTCATGATCTTTGGACCGCGTACAGGGAAGGAGCTCTTGGCAACCAGCCAAGACCCTTCGCAGGGTGGCTCATGATGGTCGAAGATGCCCCTGGTTCACGGAGATCTGTTCGAGACGCCTCGCCTCACTTTCCTGTTCTTGCAGAGTTTCAAGGTGCTTCTTATCTCGGCAGATATGATCTCCTATGTCAGAAACCAATGAGGGAAGGTTTATACAGTTCTGCTTGTCTTCTTGCCTCACCACGCGAAGCGGCTCTTTCAGGAGAGTTCTCTGAAATCTCTCCAATGACTAGCCTCAAGACATTCATAACTTCACTAGCCGGGCACATCGCTTCAGAAGCTTCTCGTCTAGCCTGA
- the istB gene encoding IS21-like element helper ATPase IstB — protein MEAALPLLLKQLKLARFRSHWQPLAEQAEAQGWSPGQFLYALCEQELEQRQTARQQRLLRGAHLPWQKGLDGFDHQHLDPRQWQELQSLARQTTWLLQAENLLLFGPSGVGKTHLAIAITMAMVAQDQVCRFFPATTLVQLLQKAKAAYDLPAMLQKLDRYALLVIDDISYVRRSELETSVLFELICHRYERKSLLVTSNQPFREWDDIFPSGSMTVAAVDRLVHHCHIIGIKGESYRQKAAAARVSSDSSDPPT, from the coding sequence GTGGAAGCGGCCCTGCCGCTGCTGCTCAAACAACTCAAGCTGGCGCGGTTTCGCAGCCACTGGCAGCCGCTGGCCGAGCAGGCTGAGGCCCAGGGCTGGAGCCCGGGCCAGTTCCTCTACGCCCTCTGCGAGCAGGAGCTGGAACAGCGGCAGACCGCCCGTCAGCAGCGGCTGCTGCGCGGTGCCCATCTCCCCTGGCAGAAGGGCCTCGACGGCTTTGACCACCAGCACCTCGATCCCCGCCAGTGGCAGGAGCTCCAGAGCCTGGCGCGGCAGACCACCTGGCTGCTGCAGGCGGAAAACCTGCTGCTGTTCGGTCCCAGCGGGGTGGGCAAGACCCACCTGGCCATTGCCATCACGATGGCGATGGTGGCGCAGGACCAGGTCTGCCGCTTCTTCCCCGCCACCACGCTGGTGCAGCTGCTGCAGAAGGCCAAGGCGGCCTACGACCTGCCGGCGATGCTGCAGAAGCTCGATCGCTACGCCCTGCTGGTGATCGACGACATCTCCTACGTGCGGCGCAGCGAGCTGGAGACCTCGGTGCTGTTCGAGCTGATCTGCCACCGCTACGAGCGCAAATCACTGCTGGTGACCAGCAACCAGCCCTTCCGCGAGTGGGACGACATCTTCCCCAGCGGCTCCATGACCGTGGCAGCGGTGGACCGGCTGGTGCACCACTGCCACATCATCGGCATCAAGGGCGAGAGCTACCGGCAGAAGGCAGCTGCTGCAAGGGTTTCCAGCGATTCCAGCGACCCGCCAACGTAA